One Heyndrickxia oleronia genomic window, ATAATACTTGAAATTTCCCATCCCAGCAATTTGACTAGCTTCCCTAAGCTCCTTAGGGATTTGTTTAAAATTTTGCCTAAGGAGGAATGTGCCGAAAGCTGTTGCAAAGAAAGGAATCGTTAGTCCTTGATAGGTATCAATCCATCCTAAATCACGTATGATATGGAAATTTGGAATAACTGATGCTTCAAAAGGCACCATCATCGTAGCGATGAATAGATAGAATAGAAAATCTCTTCCTTTGAATTCTAGAAAAACAAAGGCATACGCTGCTAAGCTGGATAGAATGATTTGACCAATCATAATAACGATCGACACGATCAAGCTATTTAATAAAAATTGAAATAAAGGAAAACGTTCGAAAGCCTGTGTAAAATTATCTGTAATAAGTGTTCTGGGCGCACTGCCTGTTAAGATATCTTGACTGGTCATAAAGCTCATCACTATTGCCAACATTGTAGGAGCAAATAGGATGAATGCTGAAAGTGTCAGTAAAACATAGAAGATTAATTTTTTTCTAAAGGACATGGTCATTGATAATGAACCTTCCTTTCACCAAGCTTAAATTGCAGAGCGGTCATAAGTAGGATCAAAATAAATAATATAACGGCTTGAGCACTTGCTGATCCAAACTGATAATTAACAAATGCCTCGCGATAAATGGAATAAACAATTAAATTTGTTTCATTTTGTGGACCGCCATGCGTCAAAATATCAATTTGACCAAATGTTTGAAAAGCATTAATGATCGATACGGTTAAGACAAAAAATAGGGTGGGAGAAAGCATGGGAAGTGTAATTCTCCTTAGCTTATAAAAGTAACCTGCACCCTCAATATCAGCACTTTCATAAAGATAGGAATCGATCGATTGTAGCCCTCCCAAAAGAACGAGAAAAGTAAAGCCTATATTCATCCAAACCGTAGTAACTGAAACAGAAAAAAGTGCCCAATCTGGATCAGTAAGCCAGCCAATCGATTCGACACCGATTGATTGAAGAAACTGATTGAGTAATCCCATAGTAGGGTTAAATAAATACATCCAAAATACAGATGCAGCTGCTACTGAAATTCCCATTGTTGAGGAGAAAATCGTGCGAAAAAATCCAATTCCCTTTAATTTTTCATTCGCGATAATGGCTAAAAATAAGCTAATCACAATGGTCGCTGGAACGGTATATAGCACAAATAAGAACGTGGATTGGATGCTCTTTAGAAAAATAGGAGACGTAAACATATTCAAGTAATTTTCCAATCCGACAAATACTGTAGTTTCACCACTTGCATTTGTTAAGAAAAAACTTAAATAAATCGTTCGGATCATAGGGTAAAATACAAAAATACTAAATAGCAGAATCGATGGTAAAAGAAATAATAGCCCGTGTAAAAAGTTTTTAATTCTTTGTTTCTTTTTTACTTGCTCAACGTACTGTAGATTTAATTCATTTGTCTGAATGGCTACACTAGACATACTCATATTGCTATGCCCCCTTGGCTCTTTCCATGGGTAGCTGAGCGAATGAGATTTCCTGTTTCTGTATCAAAGAATAATAGATAGTCTGAAGACAGGTGGATAGGAACTTTTTGTCCTACTTGAATATTCCATTGTCCAGGCCATTTTGCTGTCCATAATTCAGTGCCAACATCAAAGGCAATGGTGGTTTCATTTCCTAATTGCTCTACATTTACTACCTCTAAATAATGGGTGGCATTTTCTGTAGTTCCGGGTAAAAGATGCTCTGCACGAATGCCAATCGTAAGTGTCTTATCCTTCGGTAGCCCTTGGGCTATAGCTGGATCTACAGAAATGGAAAGATCATTTTCGATCGTTAGTTTTTTTGCTTTCGATGCAAAAATAGCTGTTCCCATATTCATTTTTGGCGACCCAATGAAAGAAGCGACAAACAAATTGGCTGGTTCGTTATAAAGAGTAATCGGCTCTCCAACCTGTTGAATTTTGCCATCATTTAATACCATAATTCGATCGCCCATCGTCATCGCTTCAACTTGATCATGGGTGACATAAATGGTAGTTAAACCAAGCTTTTTTTGTAATCTGCGAATTTGAATCCGCATATTAGCTCGCAGCTT contains:
- a CDS encoding carbohydrate ABC transporter permease encodes the protein MTMSFRKKLIFYVLLTLSAFILFAPTMLAIVMSFMTSQDILTGSAPRTLITDNFTQAFERFPLFQFLLNSLIVSIVIMIGQIILSSLAAYAFVFLEFKGRDFLFYLFIATMMVPFEASVIPNFHIIRDLGWIDTYQGLTIPFFATAFGTFLLRQNFKQIPKELREASQIAGMGNFKYYVTVVLPVAKSSLITLGIYGFLSSWNMYLWPLLSTTNDSVRTVQIGLKQLQSQEQLNEWGVMMAGAVIVIIPTLVLLFLGQKKLQKGLTEGALK
- a CDS encoding carbohydrate ABC transporter permease; translated protein: MSSVAIQTNELNLQYVEQVKKKQRIKNFLHGLLFLLPSILLFSIFVFYPMIRTIYLSFFLTNASGETTVFVGLENYLNMFTSPIFLKSIQSTFLFVLYTVPATIVISLFLAIIANEKLKGIGFFRTIFSSTMGISVAAASVFWMYLFNPTMGLLNQFLQSIGVESIGWLTDPDWALFSVSVTTVWMNIGFTFLVLLGGLQSIDSYLYESADIEGAGYFYKLRRITLPMLSPTLFFVLTVSIINAFQTFGQIDILTHGGPQNETNLIVYSIYREAFVNYQFGSASAQAVILFILILLMTALQFKLGERKVHYQ
- a CDS encoding ABC transporter ATP-binding protein → MSQVELLDLSKSYDKQKDILKEINLSIEKGEFFVLVGPSGSGKSTLLRMIAGLEEISGGFLKMNNEPVNHLPPKDRNLSMVFQNYALYPHLTVEQNILFGLKARKVNKQEQQKRLKEAAEMVGLTEMLKRKPKELSGGQRQRVALARSIVSQAPLCLMDEPLSNLDAKLRANMRIQIRRLQKKLGLTTIYVTHDQVEAMTMGDRIMVLNDGKIQQVGEPITLYNEPANLFVASFIGSPKMNMGTAIFASKAKKLTIENDLSISVDPAIAQGLPKDKTLTIGIRAEHLLPGTTENATHYLEVVNVEQLGNETTIAFDVGTELWTAKWPGQWNIQVGQKVPIHLSSDYLLFFDTETGNLIRSATHGKSQGGIAI